A section of the Candidatus Moraniibacteriota bacterium genome encodes:
- a CDS encoding ATP-binding protein has translation MIKRFYSPLEPFLKPNKVLVLYGPRRVGKTTLLKELLDTTSLKYRFDSGENIRVQEILGSNDFQAIKEYLAGYELLAIDEAQQIPNIGRGLKIIVDSIPGIKVIVTGSSSFDLFNQVGEPLVGRKTTLTLYPFAQCELAESFNTSDLKERLEEFLLFGSYPDVLVAYTREQKITFLNDIVDAYLLKDVLALDGVKKSRTLVDLVKLLALQVGNEVSLNELSNTLDTNIRTIEKYLDILEKGFVIVSLGALKRNLRNEVRSKRKYYFYDTGVRNALLSQFNRLSERNDVGALWENFLFIERLKKSTYQQHYANRYYWRTYEQQEIDYIEEYGGALHAYEFKWNKEKAPLPKKFLDAYGQSSFDVVTKENYWDFLVRLSS, from the coding sequence ATGATTAAGCGGTTTTATAGCCCGTTAGAGCCATTTTTGAAGCCAAACAAGGTTCTGGTTCTCTATGGACCACGGCGGGTGGGGAAAACAACTTTACTGAAGGAACTCCTGGATACGACGTCACTGAAATATCGCTTTGATTCTGGGGAAAATATCCGCGTCCAGGAAATATTGGGGTCGAATGATTTTCAGGCGATCAAGGAATACTTGGCCGGATACGAACTGCTCGCGATTGACGAAGCGCAGCAGATTCCCAATATCGGTCGCGGGCTGAAAATCATCGTTGATAGCATTCCCGGTATCAAAGTCATCGTGACGGGATCATCGAGTTTTGACTTGTTCAATCAGGTCGGCGAGCCGCTCGTGGGCAGAAAGACGACACTGACGCTCTATCCGTTTGCGCAGTGTGAACTGGCGGAGAGTTTCAATACGTCTGATCTCAAGGAGCGACTGGAGGAATTTCTGCTCTTCGGTTCCTACCCAGATGTACTGGTAGCGTACACACGGGAGCAGAAGATCACGTTTCTCAACGACATCGTTGACGCGTATCTTCTGAAGGACGTCTTGGCACTCGATGGCGTGAAGAAATCGAGGACGCTCGTCGATCTCGTCAAACTGCTCGCGCTGCAGGTGGGAAATGAGGTTTCTTTGAATGAGCTCTCCAATACTCTGGATACCAATATCCGGACGATTGAGAAATATCTAGACATTCTGGAAAAAGGCTTTGTGATCGTGTCGCTCGGCGCATTGAAGCGGAATCTCCGCAATGAGGTGCGGAGCAAGCGGAAGTACTATTTCTACGATACCGGCGTCCGGAACGCGCTTCTGTCCCAATTCAATCGTCTGTCGGAACGGAATGACGTCGGAGCACTGTGGGAGAACTTCCTCTTCATTGAACGCTTGAAGAAAAGCACGTATCAGCAGCACTATGCAAACCGATATTATTGGCGGACCTACGAGCAGCAGGAGATTGACTATATCGAGGAGTATGGAGGAGCGCTCCACGCGTATGAGTTCAAGTGGAACAAAGAGAAAGCGCCGCTCCCAAAAAAGTTTTTGGACGCGTACGGACAGTCTTCTTTCGATGTGGTGACAAAAGAGAATTATTGGGATTTTTTGGTTCGGCTGAGTTCGTGA